A portion of the Thermococcus sp. EP1 genome contains these proteins:
- a CDS encoding permease — protein MNVTALIINIIAIFGLLIAFAKDKDKAIQSLKIAGKSFIRMLPMIFIIIIIIGLLLGFVPPEQISGFIGEQSGIRGILLVGAVGALMHIPALLSFPLAASLLENGASVSAVAAFITTLTMIGTVTLPLEIKELGKRIAFLRNGLSFIIAIIIALIMGAIL, from the coding sequence ATGAATGTCACTGCACTCATTATTAATATTATAGCTATCTTTGGTCTTTTGATAGCATTTGCTAAAGACAAGGATAAAGCCATACAATCTCTCAAAATAGCCGGGAAATCTTTCATTAGAATGCTTCCGATGATCTTTATAATTATAATTATCATTGGTTTACTTCTCGGATTCGTGCCACCTGAACAAATATCAGGATTTATAGGTGAACAATCAGGAATTAGAGGGATATTGCTTGTTGGTGCAGTTGGAGCATTAATGCACATCCCTGCTTTATTGTCATTCCCTTTGGCAGCTTCTCTTCTTGAGAATGGTGCATCAGTTAGTGCAGTCGCTGCATTTATAACTACATTAACCATGATTGGAACAGTCACACTCCCCTTAGAGATAAAAGAACTCGGAAAGAGGATAGCGTTTCTCCGGAATGGACTGAGTTTTATCATCGCAATTATCATCGCCTTGATTATGGGGGCAATCTTATGA
- a CDS encoding bifunctional fructose-bisphosphatase/inositol-phosphate phosphatase, producing MYEWNEIALNLAKDIEREIMPLFGTKKAGEFIGFSPSGDKTKFVDKIAEDIVLEYLKPLGVNIISEEIGSIDTGSKYSVIVDPIDGSFNFIHGIPIFGFSFAVFKEKKPVYSMLYEFMPKNVYEGIPGQGAYLNGDRIRVKTLNEKSISISFYTRGRGAKLVEKVRRTRVLGAIAIELAYLARGSLDGVVDIRNYVRPTDIAAGYIIAKEAGAIITDDSGEEIRFDLSASEKLNIIAVNDKRLLKLILEEI from the coding sequence ATGTATGAGTGGAATGAGATAGCACTTAATCTTGCAAAGGATATTGAAAGGGAAATTATGCCACTTTTTGGCACAAAAAAAGCTGGAGAATTTATTGGATTCAGTCCAAGTGGTGATAAAACAAAGTTTGTTGACAAAATAGCTGAAGATATAGTTTTGGAGTATCTTAAACCCCTTGGAGTGAACATAATAAGTGAGGAAATTGGGAGCATAGATACCGGGAGCAAGTACTCTGTCATCGTTGATCCCATTGACGGTTCTTTCAATTTTATTCATGGAATCCCGATCTTTGGATTCAGCTTTGCAGTTTTTAAAGAGAAAAAGCCAGTGTATTCCATGTTATATGAGTTCATGCCTAAAAATGTTTACGAAGGAATTCCAGGACAGGGAGCATACCTAAACGGAGATAGAATAAGAGTAAAAACGCTAAATGAAAAATCGATCTCAATAAGCTTTTATACAAGAGGAAGGGGAGCAAAACTAGTTGAAAAAGTTAGAAGAACTAGGGTATTGGGAGCCATTGCGATAGAGTTGGCATATCTTGCTAGAGGCTCTCTTGATGGGGTTGTAGACATAAGAAACTATGTTAGGCCCACTGATATAGCTGCCGGTTACATAATCGCAAAGGAAGCCGGAGCCATTATAACCGACGACAGTGGGGAAGAAATTAGATTTGATCTTAGTGCATCAGAGAAGTTGAATATAATAGCTGTAAATGACAAAAGACTTCTCAAATTGATACTCGAAGAGATCTAA
- a CDS encoding DUF63 family protein, whose amino-acid sequence MGIAEVFQRYFIDPIKYNQGYNIVNTLTYALILGLASLGVYKILKKLNIKYDNAFFRALMPYMILGAFGRALTDATIIPRTYLTVTPGIYILVFTITFSALLITHKLFEDWQKVFLYFGWSLVGMESLLLLFNIDKVDFNLTVLKYFIPFATIALITIYLLSKKIWLVKENSYLFYAHFYDATTTFVGVDFLGYWEQHVVPRYLMELTGTAAVMYLLKFAVLMIALYLMEKLEETESDKELMDFIKMVMFILGFAPGTRNLLRMLMGV is encoded by the coding sequence ATGGGAATTGCGGAAGTCTTTCAGAGATACTTTATAGATCCAATAAAATACAACCAAGGGTATAATATCGTTAACACATTAACATATGCCTTAATTCTTGGATTGGCATCCTTAGGAGTTTATAAAATTTTAAAAAAGCTCAATATAAAATATGATAACGCTTTCTTTAGAGCCCTTATGCCCTACATGATTCTGGGGGCCTTTGGACGAGCCCTGACTGATGCAACCATAATACCCAGAACGTATCTCACAGTCACGCCGGGGATTTATATTCTTGTATTTACAATAACGTTCTCTGCTTTATTAATAACCCACAAACTTTTTGAAGATTGGCAGAAGGTCTTCTTATACTTTGGTTGGAGTCTCGTTGGAATGGAGAGTCTACTCCTACTATTTAATATTGATAAAGTAGATTTTAACCTCACCGTCTTAAAATACTTTATTCCATTTGCAACAATAGCCCTTATAACAATATATCTACTTTCAAAAAAGATCTGGCTGGTTAAAGAAAACTCTTACCTCTTCTATGCCCATTTCTATGATGCCACAACAACATTTGTAGGCGTTGACTTCTTGGGTTACTGGGAGCAACATGTAGTTCCAAGATACCTGATGGAACTTACAGGAACCGCTGCAGTGATGTATTTATTGAAGTTTGCTGTATTAATGATTGCTTTATACCTCATGGAGAAATTAGAAGAGACTGAAAGTGACAAAGAGCTTATGGACTTCATAAAAATGGTAATGTTCATTCTTGGCTTTGCTCCTGGTACTAGGAACCTTTTGAGAATGCTCATGGGGGTTTAG
- a CDS encoding UPF0179 family protein has protein sequence MTITLVGEKLAKPGVEFIYYGPADPCKSCRLARVCVGNLEPGRRYKVVRVRNIEHSCPLHEGKVRVVEVIEPAIEVAMEPRVAIVGSKIKLSFVECSDPEKQALTRPEGLFEGDIVKILEILDDFECDGKHYKVARVMREKE, from the coding sequence ATGACAATCACGTTGGTTGGGGAAAAGCTTGCAAAACCAGGAGTTGAATTCATTTATTATGGGCCAGCTGATCCCTGCAAAAGTTGTAGACTTGCAAGAGTTTGTGTAGGAAATTTGGAGCCAGGAAGGAGGTACAAGGTTGTACGGGTTAGGAACATAGAGCACTCATGCCCACTGCACGAAGGTAAGGTTAGAGTGGTCGAGGTTATTGAGCCAGCAATAGAAGTAGCAATGGAACCACGAGTTGCAATAGTGGGTTCGAAAATAAAATTAAGCTTTGTTGAATGCAGTGATCCTGAAAAACAGGCCCTTACTAGGCCAGAAGGCCTCTTTGAGGGCGATATCGTTAAGATTCTTGAAATTTTAGATGATTTTGAATGTGATGGAAAGCACTACAAAGTTGCCCGTGTTATGCGGGAAAAGGAATGA
- a CDS encoding ScpA family protein: MEYRREEEITPIDILLQLVTMGKVDPWNIDIVDITEKYIERIREMRDLDLRISARAILAASVLLRMKTEALLYAKDEEEEEQKEEERIRVDVDPYIPPLRRAERYYTLDDLIEALMDALEETEKRKPKKKKKVQIEEEIFVVDDFRVDIEKHVNKLYEIVKELYNNTKDKITFWELIFDPSPKIVARTFLYLLFLANMGKIELIQEEPFGEIFVVPIGN, translated from the coding sequence ATGGAATATAGAAGAGAAGAAGAAATAACTCCGATTGATATACTCTTGCAACTTGTCACTATGGGTAAAGTTGACCCGTGGAACATTGATATAGTGGATATTACCGAGAAATACATTGAACGTATAAGAGAAATGCGAGACTTAGATTTGAGAATCTCAGCAAGGGCCATTCTAGCGGCCTCTGTTCTCCTTAGAATGAAAACTGAGGCCCTGCTCTATGCCAAGGATGAAGAAGAAGAGGAACAGAAGGAAGAGGAAAGGATAAGGGTAGATGTTGATCCATACATTCCACCTCTTAGGAGAGCGGAAAGGTATTATACTCTGGATGATTTAATAGAGGCTTTAATGGATGCCCTTGAAGAGACTGAGAAAAGGAAACCCAAAAAGAAAAAGAAAGTACAAATTGAAGAAGAAATATTCGTTGTCGATGATTTTCGTGTGGACATTGAAAAGCATGTTAATAAGCTGTATGAAATAGTGAAAGAGCTCTACAATAATACTAAGGACAAAATAACTTTTTGGGAGCTTATATTTGATCCTAGCCCCAAAATAGTGGCAAGGACTTTTCTGTATCTCTTGTTTTTGGCAAATATGGGGAAAATAGAGCTCATTCAGGAAGAACCATTTGGAGAGATATTTGTGGTACCTATAGGGAACTGA
- a CDS encoding 30S ribosomal protein S6e: protein MATFKLVISDTKSGVAKQVEITGAEAEKLIGLRIGDEIEPKELGLNLSEIFGNEIPAEVKLKITGGTDKDGFPMRPDVHGPRRVRILLSRGPGFRPQERGERRKKTVRGNTISHEIAQINVKIVYP, encoded by the coding sequence ATGGCCACATTCAAGCTTGTAATATCTGACACAAAAAGTGGAGTCGCAAAACAAGTTGAGATTACCGGAGCGGAAGCAGAGAAGCTTATAGGATTAAGAATAGGAGACGAAATTGAACCAAAAGAGCTTGGGCTTAATTTGAGTGAAATCTTTGGGAATGAAATTCCTGCTGAGGTTAAGCTCAAAATAACTGGCGGGACAGATAAAGATGGATTTCCAATGAGACCAGATGTTCATGGTCCAAGAAGAGTTAGAATACTCCTCTCAAGAGGGCCTGGATTCAGACCTCAAGAAAGAGGGGAAAGAAGGAAGAAGACTGTTAGGGGCAATACAATAAGCCATGAAATTGCCCAAATAAACGTTAAAATAGTGTATCCATGA
- a CDS encoding NAD(P)-dependent glycerol-1-phosphate dehydrogenase: MHLMELPREVLLGEDLKDKVSQVARRLKLGENALILYGPKTKEIAGKDVEKHLKNSFNVRNMVIKEASMREVQKTLELIENEDINWLLGVGGGSIIDVAKLASFKADIPFISFPTTASHDGIASANASIKDLNAKTSIKARPPVAIIADVNVIKTAPYRYLAAGVGDMISNLTAVKDWELAHKIKGEYFSEYAASLSLMSAKMVIKNANIIRLGNEESVRKVIKGLISSGVAMSIAGSSRPASGAEHLFSHALDAIAPKPALHGEQCGVGTIIMAYLHGLKWQKIRETLKRVGAPTNAYELGIDPEFIIEALTIAHTIRPERYTILGKDGLTKEAAEKAAKVTGVI; this comes from the coding sequence ATGCATTTAATGGAGTTACCTCGGGAAGTTCTTCTCGGAGAAGATTTGAAGGATAAAGTCAGTCAAGTAGCTAGAAGGTTAAAATTAGGGGAAAATGCCCTGATTCTTTATGGACCCAAAACAAAGGAGATAGCAGGAAAGGATGTTGAAAAACATTTGAAAAATTCATTTAATGTAAGAAATATGGTGATAAAAGAAGCCTCAATGAGAGAGGTGCAAAAAACCTTAGAGCTTATTGAAAATGAGGATATTAACTGGCTTCTGGGGGTAGGCGGGGGAAGTATAATCGATGTTGCTAAACTTGCCTCATTTAAAGCGGACATTCCTTTCATAAGCTTCCCAACAACAGCTTCTCATGATGGAATAGCGAGTGCAAATGCTTCAATAAAGGATCTTAATGCCAAGACCTCTATAAAAGCACGTCCACCTGTAGCTATTATTGCAGATGTTAATGTTATAAAGACCGCCCCCTATCGGTATCTTGCAGCAGGAGTTGGAGACATGATAAGCAACCTGACTGCAGTGAAAGACTGGGAACTTGCACATAAGATAAAGGGAGAATATTTCAGTGAGTATGCTGCTTCTTTGTCTCTTATGAGTGCCAAAATGGTAATCAAGAATGCTAACATAATAAGATTAGGTAACGAAGAGAGTGTTCGGAAAGTCATAAAAGGCCTCATCTCGAGTGGTGTCGCAATGAGCATAGCAGGTTCATCAAGGCCCGCCAGTGGAGCTGAACATCTATTTAGCCATGCATTGGATGCAATAGCTCCAAAACCTGCATTACATGGAGAACAATGTGGAGTTGGAACAATAATAATGGCATACTTACATGGTTTGAAATGGCAAAAAATTAGAGAAACATTAAAGAGGGTTGGGGCACCAACTAATGCATATGAACTAGGAATTGACCCGGAGTTTATAATAGAGGCTTTGACTATTGCTCATACTATACGACCTGAAAGGTACACTATCTTGGGCAAAGATGGATTAACAAAAGAGGCTGCTGAAAAAGCAGCCAAGGTAACTGGGGTAATATGA
- the smc gene encoding chromosome segregation protein SMC has protein sequence MPYVEKLEMKGFKSYGSRKIVVPFSRGFTAIVGANGSGKSNIGDAILFVLGGLSAKAMRATRIGDLIFAGTKDEPPAKYAEVAMYFNNEDRGFPIDEDEVVIKRRVYPDGRSAYWLNGKRTSRSDILDVLSAAMISPDGYNLVLQGDITKFIKMSPTERRMIIDEISGIAEYDEKKKKAMEELKQAEENLARVDLLIREVKTQLDKLEKERNDALRYLDLKEKLEIAKTTLLVGEVKRLENLIATSQERDKEIESEIERINKELEKIAKTILEKEKTLSQVERELEEKSEDGILDVTKKISEVTSQIELAKKNIELARKEINESKRRLTKVKEELKTVSEEIEKGKSAIERWKKRREKLLGEIQKKEKERNELILKLAEIDKNFTIAKQELDKVEEDLENAKKEQYFKESEITKMTEEIERIKTKNSQNSTRRLVLKNKIEELKEEINSKKSELSEIESKIERAGARVRKIEKELEEAQRKLEKITPEIKKLNEELIKAEARKEISQNRTLEALKKANIPGIYGSLAELIKVRDDTYLTAVEVALGSHADNVVVKDDKVAEKAINFLKRNKLGRLTFLPLNKIRPRKLNGTSKGIPVMDVIEYDPQFRNAVSFAVGDTLIVNDMDEAREVGIGKVRMVTLEGELLERSGAIVGGYYRPRTKLAVNTDEIRMALEAREREKEQLESKINALKLEQRGLERELFELRMKKSDVSKDLQMLQKDMERFLNEDKGLKEEIEMGERRLKELEERIHQTKGDLAKLSGRIERLEKMRNKLRKALDNPEARELNQKIREVEHEISGLREELSKIESRLENLDIRINDELIPRKADLEEEIEGLINRINAFKASIVQNEEDIKSLQERLKELQEKEQEVKDELKSLRDEREKLREEISQMREEKEKLRDVLQKLRLEANSIKIRMAQYEAQLKEKTSELKHHDVKVVKEIPEDLEKLREEIEQMEDEIRKLEPVNMKAIEDYEVVERRYLELKSKRERLEAEKESIVEFINEIESQKKNVFMQTLNAIAKNFSELFAKLSPGGEAKLVLENEEDPFSGGLDIEAKPAGKEVKRIEAMSGGEKALTALAFVFAIQHFKPAPFYLFDEIDAHLDDANVKRVADLIKEASKDSQFIVITLRDVMMSNADKIIGVSMRRGVSRVVSLSLEKAMQYLEKARAKNANALGL, from the coding sequence ATGCCCTATGTAGAGAAGCTTGAAATGAAGGGTTTCAAATCATATGGAAGTAGAAAAATCGTAGTTCCTTTTTCTCGTGGATTTACAGCTATAGTGGGAGCTAATGGGAGTGGGAAGAGCAATATTGGTGATGCTATTCTCTTTGTCCTTGGTGGGTTATCTGCAAAGGCCATGCGTGCGACTAGGATTGGGGATTTAATCTTCGCTGGAACTAAGGACGAACCTCCAGCTAAATATGCTGAAGTTGCAATGTACTTTAACAATGAAGATCGTGGATTTCCAATAGATGAGGATGAGGTAGTAATTAAAAGACGGGTTTATCCTGATGGTAGGAGTGCTTATTGGTTAAATGGGAAAAGGACAAGCAGGAGTGATATTCTTGATGTTCTAAGTGCAGCCATGATATCTCCAGATGGATACAATCTTGTTCTTCAGGGAGACATAACTAAGTTCATCAAAATGAGTCCCACAGAAAGGAGAATGATAATAGATGAAATCTCGGGGATAGCTGAATATGATGAGAAAAAGAAAAAGGCAATGGAAGAACTTAAGCAAGCAGAGGAAAATCTGGCAAGAGTCGACCTTTTAATTAGAGAGGTTAAGACACAACTTGATAAGCTTGAAAAAGAAAGAAATGATGCGTTGAGGTACCTTGACTTAAAAGAGAAACTTGAAATTGCAAAGACCACCCTCCTTGTGGGGGAGGTTAAGAGATTGGAAAATCTTATTGCTACAAGTCAAGAGAGAGACAAAGAGATAGAGTCTGAAATAGAGCGTATAAACAAAGAACTGGAGAAGATTGCAAAAACAATACTTGAGAAGGAGAAAACTCTGAGTCAGGTGGAAAGGGAGCTTGAAGAGAAAAGTGAAGATGGAATACTTGATGTCACGAAAAAGATAAGCGAGGTCACTTCTCAAATAGAGCTAGCTAAAAAGAACATAGAGCTTGCTCGCAAGGAGATAAATGAGAGCAAAAGGCGCCTTACAAAAGTGAAAGAGGAATTGAAAACTGTTTCCGAGGAAATTGAAAAAGGTAAATCCGCTATTGAGAGATGGAAGAAAAGGAGAGAAAAACTTCTTGGTGAGATTCAGAAAAAGGAGAAAGAGAGAAATGAACTAATACTAAAGCTCGCTGAAATAGATAAAAACTTCACTATTGCAAAGCAAGAGCTAGATAAGGTTGAAGAGGATCTTGAGAATGCAAAGAAAGAACAATATTTCAAAGAAAGTGAAATTACAAAAATGACAGAAGAGATAGAAAGAATTAAAACTAAGAATTCCCAGAATTCCACTAGAAGACTTGTTCTGAAGAATAAAATTGAAGAGCTCAAAGAGGAAATAAATTCTAAGAAATCTGAACTTTCAGAGATAGAGTCGAAGATAGAAAGAGCTGGTGCAAGAGTACGAAAAATCGAAAAAGAACTAGAAGAGGCTCAAAGGAAATTAGAAAAAATAACTCCTGAGATCAAAAAGCTCAACGAAGAACTCATCAAGGCCGAGGCCCGAAAGGAAATCAGTCAAAATAGAACACTTGAAGCTCTTAAAAAAGCCAATATCCCTGGAATTTATGGTTCCTTGGCTGAGCTCATTAAGGTTAGGGATGATACCTATCTTACAGCCGTAGAAGTTGCTTTAGGTTCACACGCTGATAATGTTGTGGTAAAAGATGATAAAGTAGCTGAAAAGGCTATAAACTTCTTAAAACGGAATAAGCTGGGAAGATTGACATTTTTACCTCTTAATAAAATAAGGCCAAGAAAACTGAATGGTACTTCTAAAGGGATTCCAGTCATGGATGTTATTGAATATGATCCACAGTTTAGGAATGCTGTTTCATTTGCCGTTGGAGATACATTGATAGTTAATGATATGGACGAGGCGAGAGAGGTAGGTATTGGTAAAGTTAGAATGGTCACTCTTGAAGGGGAGCTTTTAGAGAGAAGTGGTGCTATTGTTGGAGGATATTACCGACCAAGAACGAAGCTTGCTGTTAACACTGATGAGATACGAATGGCATTAGAAGCACGTGAGAGGGAGAAAGAACAACTTGAATCTAAAATAAATGCTCTAAAGCTTGAGCAAAGAGGATTGGAGAGAGAACTATTTGAACTTAGAATGAAAAAGAGTGATGTGTCTAAGGACTTGCAAATGTTACAGAAAGACATGGAGAGATTCTTAAATGAAGATAAAGGTTTGAAAGAAGAAATTGAGATGGGAGAACGGAGATTAAAAGAATTGGAAGAACGGATCCATCAGACAAAAGGTGATCTTGCAAAACTCAGTGGAAGAATAGAGAGACTTGAAAAGATGAGGAATAAGCTTAGAAAAGCATTAGATAATCCAGAAGCTAGAGAACTCAACCAGAAGATAAGAGAAGTTGAACATGAAATAAGTGGTCTTAGAGAAGAACTCAGCAAAATAGAGTCAAGGCTTGAGAATCTCGATATAAGAATCAACGATGAGCTTATCCCAAGAAAAGCAGATCTTGAGGAAGAAATTGAAGGACTTATCAACAGGATAAACGCTTTCAAAGCTAGCATTGTGCAGAATGAAGAGGATATTAAGTCACTACAAGAGCGGCTTAAAGAACTTCAAGAGAAAGAGCAGGAAGTAAAAGACGAGCTTAAATCCCTAAGAGATGAGAGAGAGAAACTTAGAGAAGAGATCTCTCAAATGAGAGAAGAAAAAGAGAAGTTGAGAGATGTCCTACAAAAACTTAGGTTAGAAGCTAATTCTATTAAAATAAGAATGGCCCAATATGAGGCACAACTTAAAGAAAAGACCAGTGAATTGAAACATCACGACGTTAAAGTTGTTAAAGAAATACCAGAGGATCTTGAAAAGCTTAGGGAAGAGATTGAACAAATGGAAGATGAGATTAGGAAACTTGAACCAGTGAACATGAAAGCCATTGAGGATTATGAAGTCGTTGAGAGGAGATATCTAGAGCTTAAGTCAAAGAGAGAACGGCTTGAAGCTGAGAAAGAGAGTATTGTTGAGTTCATAAATGAAATAGAGAGCCAAAAGAAGAATGTATTTATGCAAACACTAAATGCAATAGCGAAGAACTTTTCAGAGCTTTTTGCAAAACTTTCTCCAGGAGGAGAGGCAAAGCTTGTCCTTGAGAATGAAGAGGATCCATTTAGTGGAGGTTTGGACATAGAAGCAAAGCCAGCTGGAAAGGAAGTAAAGAGAATCGAAGCTATGAGTGGTGGAGAAAAGGCATTAACTGCATTGGCCTTTGTCTTTGCTATACAGCACTTTAAACCAGCTCCATTCTATCTCTTTGATGAGATTGACGCTCACCTTGACGATGCAAACGTCAAAAGAGTAGCGGATTTAATAAAGGAAGCTTCAAAAGATAGTCAGTTCATAGTTATTACATTGAGAGATGTCATGATGTCGAACGCTGATAAAATAATTGGTGTCTCAATGCGTAGAGGAGTTTCAAGGGTTGTCAGTTTAAGCCTTGAAAAGGCCATGCAGTACCTGGAGAAAGCAAGGGCAAAAAATGCAAATGCCCTTGGTTTGTAG
- the eif2g gene encoding translation initiation factor IF-2 subunit gamma: MAKKKFKQAEVNIGMVGHVDHGKTTLTRALTGIWTDTHSEELRRGITIKIGFADAEIRKCPSCGKYSTSPKCPYCGAETEFERRVSFIDSPGHEALMTTMLAGASLMDGAILVIAANEPCPRPQTREHLMALQIVGNKNIIIAQNKIELVKKEQAIENYEQIKEFVKGTVAENAPIIPISALHGANVDILLNAIEDVISTPKRDPNKPPRMLVLRSFDVNKPGTTPEKLVGGVIGGSIIQGKLQVGDEIEIRPGVPYEEHGRIKYEPITTEIVSLQAGGRFVEEAYPGGLVGVGTKLDPFLTKGDLMAGNVVGKPGNLPPVWQELRLEVHLLERVVGTEEELRVEPIKRREVLLLNVGTARTMGLVTGLGKDEIELKLQIPICAEPGERVAISRQVGSRWRLIGYGFIRE, encoded by the coding sequence ATGGCGAAGAAAAAGTTTAAGCAAGCCGAGGTTAATATTGGTATGGTAGGTCACGTTGATCATGGTAAGACTACATTGACGAGGGCCCTAACTGGCATTTGGACAGATACTCATAGTGAAGAACTTAGAAGGGGTATTACAATTAAAATAGGATTTGCCGACGCTGAAATAAGAAAATGCCCGAGCTGTGGCAAATATTCAACTTCTCCAAAGTGTCCGTATTGTGGTGCTGAAACTGAATTTGAAAGAAGGGTTTCGTTTATTGATTCTCCAGGTCACGAGGCTTTGATGACTACTATGCTTGCGGGTGCTTCTTTAATGGATGGGGCCATTTTAGTTATTGCTGCAAATGAACCATGTCCACGACCACAAACAAGAGAACATTTGATGGCCCTTCAGATAGTGGGCAATAAAAATATAATAATTGCCCAAAACAAAATAGAGCTTGTTAAAAAAGAGCAGGCTATAGAAAACTATGAGCAAATTAAAGAGTTTGTTAAAGGTACCGTAGCTGAGAATGCTCCGATAATTCCGATATCGGCCCTTCATGGTGCTAACGTTGATATTTTATTAAACGCAATAGAGGATGTAATCTCAACGCCCAAGAGAGATCCAAATAAACCTCCTAGGATGCTTGTTCTGAGAAGTTTTGATGTTAACAAACCAGGAACGACCCCAGAGAAACTTGTGGGTGGAGTTATTGGAGGATCAATTATTCAAGGAAAGTTACAAGTTGGAGATGAAATTGAAATAAGACCAGGAGTCCCCTATGAAGAACATGGTAGAATAAAGTATGAACCAATAACAACAGAAATTGTATCGCTCCAAGCTGGTGGTAGGTTCGTAGAAGAGGCGTATCCAGGTGGATTAGTGGGTGTTGGAACTAAATTGGATCCGTTTCTCACGAAGGGAGATCTTATGGCCGGCAATGTTGTAGGAAAACCTGGGAATCTTCCACCTGTATGGCAAGAGCTTCGTTTAGAGGTTCACTTGTTAGAGAGGGTTGTAGGAACCGAGGAAGAACTTAGAGTGGAACCAATAAAAAGAAGAGAAGTGCTCTTATTAAATGTGGGAACAGCTAGAACAATGGGTCTAGTTACAGGATTGGGCAAGGATGAGATAGAATTAAAACTTCAGATACCAATATGTGCAGAGCCTGGAGAGAGGGTTGCTATAAGTAGACAAGTAGGTTCAAGGTGGAGGCTTATTGGTTATGGCTTCATAAGGGAGTAA
- a CDS encoding winged helix-turn-helix domain-containing protein, whose amino-acid sequence MCNDVSCKPPEDVPPNWLRLRNFVRALRFPTRWLIIRYIGNGSRSTREIYEYLIKKGEQLTKSGLYYHLSELKNAGIIEVAGYIEEGGGAPEKVWRLKTKKIVINLLETEEAGD is encoded by the coding sequence ATGTGTAATGATGTATCATGCAAACCCCCAGAAGATGTACCTCCAAACTGGCTTCGGCTTCGTAATTTTGTTAGAGCTTTACGCTTTCCAACTAGATGGCTGATAATTAGATACATTGGCAACGGGAGTAGAAGTACAAGGGAAATTTATGAATATCTAATTAAAAAAGGAGAACAATTAACAAAATCTGGGTTATATTATCATCTTTCTGAACTTAAAAATGCAGGTATCATAGAAGTCGCTGGGTATATAGAGGAGGGTGGCGGAGCGCCAGAAAAGGTATGGAGATTAAAGACGAAAAAAATAGTAATAAACCTGTTGGAAACAGAGGAGGCGGGTGATTAA
- a CDS encoding permease yields MKKEGEMIRDWVLLGLILIILVVLLSIFPDKKEAVISTSWEFFIEMVWILPAVMIILGLFAVWIPKDIVVKYLGSTSGMKGILFAIVLGTLPTGPLYIAFPIAAALLKKGAKISNIIIFLSAWACIKIPQEMVELQFLGPKFMAIRLILTIIFVVIMGVFIEKLIEWSDKK; encoded by the coding sequence ATGAAGAAGGAAGGGGAAATGATTCGAGATTGGGTCCTGTTAGGATTAATTTTAATAATCCTTGTAGTCCTTCTATCAATTTTTCCAGATAAAAAGGAAGCGGTAATTAGTACATCATGGGAGTTTTTTATTGAGATGGTGTGGATACTTCCTGCAGTGATGATAATATTAGGTCTTTTTGCAGTATGGATCCCAAAAGATATTGTTGTGAAATATCTTGGAAGCACATCTGGTATGAAGGGTATTCTCTTTGCGATAGTCCTTGGTACGTTACCAACTGGTCCCCTTTATATTGCCTTTCCAATAGCTGCCGCCTTACTTAAGAAAGGGGCTAAAATATCTAATATCATCATCTTTCTTTCAGCATGGGCATGTATAAAAATCCCACAAGAGATGGTAGAACTTCAATTTCTTGGACCAAAATTTATGGCAATAAGGCTCATTTTAACAATTATCTTTGTAGTCATTATGGGAGTGTTTATAGAAAAACTAATCGAATGGAGTGATAAAAAATAA
- a CDS encoding PIN domain-containing protein: protein MRKWIVVPDTNFLLVPGQFGVDIVGELQRILDVNFEIAIPNVVLNELDLIERKVKGRDLMAVRMAKKLAEKFITLEIGRFGEKPIDQQILEFALNMPNVIVCTNDKALKKRLRENGIPVIYLRQKKILELEGIV from the coding sequence ATGAGAAAGTGGATTGTAGTGCCGGATACAAATTTTCTCTTAGTTCCAGGGCAATTCGGAGTTGATATAGTGGGTGAACTCCAACGTATTCTTGACGTAAATTTTGAGATTGCTATCCCAAATGTCGTTCTTAATGAGCTAGATTTGATAGAGCGTAAAGTTAAGGGAAGAGACCTTATGGCAGTTAGGATGGCCAAGAAGCTGGCCGAAAAGTTTATTACACTTGAAATCGGTAGGTTTGGAGAGAAACCTATAGATCAACAAATATTGGAATTTGCGTTAAATATGCCAAATGTGATTGTATGCACTAATGATAAGGCTTTAAAGAAAAGGCTTCGCGAAAATGGCATTCCCGTAATATATCTACGTCAGAAGAAGATTTTAGAGCTTGAGGGCATAGTTTAG